In Actinomycetes bacterium, one genomic interval encodes:
- a CDS encoding Fic family protein, with protein MVTYETLPWEAHYDVGTASRREIRRHTGPYQAAVVPRIAEVELRLPPDVQAAAAEAASEIARFDQQMGADIAPFHAVLLRSESAASSQIENLTASARAIAEAELADGHGRSNAALVVANTRAMTAAIELADRLDGQAILQMHDALMRPSAPDIAGRWRQQPVWIGGGHLGPHHAMFVPPQFSRVPDAIEDLVRFMERDDIAALAQAAVAHAQFETIHPFPDGNGRTGRALVHALLRGKDVTRSITVPVSAGLLTDVEAYFAALNAYRDGHPERIVTMLADAAFAAISNGRQLVDELHAIRADWDARIKARRGAHAWRIADLLLGQPVVDAELVARELGVAKPNVYKPLETLVAADILTETSNRRRGRTWRSREVLAAVDAFAARVGRRGAATR; from the coding sequence GTGGTCACCTACGAGACGCTCCCGTGGGAGGCACACTACGACGTCGGTACCGCGTCGCGGCGCGAGATCCGTCGCCACACTGGTCCCTATCAGGCGGCGGTGGTGCCGCGCATCGCGGAGGTTGAACTGCGCCTTCCTCCGGACGTGCAGGCTGCGGCGGCCGAGGCGGCCAGCGAGATAGCCCGGTTCGACCAGCAGATGGGCGCGGACATCGCCCCGTTTCACGCGGTGCTACTGCGTTCCGAGTCGGCGGCAAGCTCACAGATCGAGAACCTCACCGCGTCGGCGCGGGCGATCGCGGAGGCGGAACTCGCAGACGGCCACGGTCGTAGCAACGCCGCGTTGGTGGTGGCCAACACCCGCGCGATGACAGCCGCGATCGAGCTGGCTGATCGGCTCGACGGCCAAGCCATCCTGCAGATGCACGACGCTCTCATGCGCCCGAGCGCTCCCGACATCGCCGGCCGGTGGCGCCAGCAGCCGGTATGGATAGGTGGGGGGCATCTCGGGCCCCATCACGCGATGTTCGTCCCACCCCAGTTCAGTCGGGTCCCCGACGCGATCGAGGACCTCGTGCGCTTCATGGAACGCGACGACATCGCCGCTCTGGCCCAGGCCGCGGTTGCGCACGCACAGTTTGAGACGATCCACCCCTTCCCTGATGGCAACGGGCGCACCGGTCGTGCGCTCGTTCACGCCCTGCTGCGCGGCAAGGATGTGACCCGCAGCATCACCGTGCCGGTCTCCGCCGGCCTGCTGACCGACGTCGAGGCGTACTTCGCCGCGCTGAACGCCTACCGGGACGGTCACCCTGAGCGAATCGTGACGATGCTTGCCGATGCCGCCTTCGCGGCGATCAGCAACGGGCGCCAGCTGGTTGATGAGCTGCACGCGATCCGCGCCGACTGGGACGCGCGCATCAAGGCTCGACGCGGTGCGCACGCCTGGAGGATCGCCGATTTGCTCCTCGGGCAACCCGTTGTCGACGCTGAGCTAGTCGCTCGCGAGCTGGGTGTGGCCAAGCCGAACGTCTACAAGCCGCTTGAGACCCTGGTCGCCGCCGACATTCTCACCGAGACCAGCAATAGGCGACGGGGCCGCACCTGGCGGTCGAGGGAAGTGCTTGCCGCGGTCGACGCGTTCGCCGCACGAGTGGGGCGCCGCGGAGCAGCCACTCGCTGA